The genomic stretch AACTTGGGCAGATCAAAGTTAACACGGGtcaattttatcttgtttctcaATCACCATTACCccaatgtataaatatttaaatagcaaCATTTCAAGTTATACTAACTTTTTACAAAAATCCTCATAGAAGGCAAAAATTAACTTTTCAACTGATTTTTAAAGTAGGACCTACTTTTGACTGTGGCTGTTTCTAAATCAAATCCACTGTATGAGTATTATGCCAATGTCAGTGTCAAATGTCAATGTACCATAATTTTGTAAGATGTTTTGGGGCTGGGTGATGGGTATCCAGAGCCAATCTCTACTATTTTTGAAGCTTTTTGTgggtctataattatttcaaaataacaagttAAAAAAACCTGTATGAAATACGGTGCTAGGAGCATTACTCATTTTTAAGAAAGTTCTGAATCCCCTAAAACTATAAATTAGGTGATGAAATTAAGAACCAAAGGAGACcagctacatatatatatatatatatatatatatatatatatattttttttttttttttttttttttttccttggaacCAGTACAAATGGATATGGTTCTCTTTTCTCTAATCAGCCATGGATTGCTCTAGAAGACTCTGTGGGCCTCTTTCTTGAATAGGGTCCCTGGGGGTAAAGAAATGTCCTCTTAGCCCAAGATAGTTTTCATAAAATAGTTAAGACATTGCTTGAGATATCTAGagagaaataagcaaaatataaacattaaattCCAATTAGCATATTTTTGGAATTTAATAAAAGTAGGAGCAGGCAACACACTTGATTATTGCAGCACAGAAATTATCTTACAATTTAATAATATCCaaactttgaattgatttacaaATGAGCCCTCTTGACCTTAGCTTCTGCCTCCAATGAAACAGTGACTACTAATAAATCCCTTAGTTTGTGTAATGTTGTAAAATGCTCTGCTGTGGTCTCATTTATactgatgaggaaagtgaggctcagggaAGTTGTTAACCCTTCACATAGAATGTGAGTAAAAGGTTGTGACTGGAGCCTTCATTTCCTGACTCATAGGCCTGTATTTGTTACTGGATAATGCCTCAGActggaagataaaagaaaactcaacAATGCATGAAGGGCAACTCAAGACAGGTGTTTTCCCGTCGGCTTTCTCATCGGCACCTGCCTGAGCCGCAGCTAAGAGCATCAGGCGGACCTGGGCAGATCTGTGCCATGAGAACTGTTTAGGATTCAGTTTGCTCCATGTGTTGACTTGGAGGAATAACTTAGCAAATGCTAGACTGTGTCCTGGTAGTTTGGCGTTAGCATAATGGCTAGGCATATTTGCTTGGCCAGGAAAAATCAGGGGAAGTACATTTtcacaaaatcaagaaaaagacaaagattagAGGAAAGATGTAACTAATGAAAGATATTCTTGACCATAATATGAAGAAAAGGTAGTGGagggaaaaaggcaaaaaatgtGATGCAGATAAGTGTTATGTGCTTCATTCAGACATTCCATCAACAAGGATTTACTGCCCAAGCTGTGCCGGTCATGGCTGGGCGCCAAGGAAGAGGGGCCAGGGAACTTGAATCAGAAGGGTGGTGGGTGTACCTGTCATCTCGAACCTGCTGCTTCTACCTCCTCAGTCTCTCTCCATGCCTTTCACTTGTCTCCCTCTCCATTGCCAAGCCCTCTTATCTCTGCTCTGGACTCCAGGAGCctctgtctctgtgtcctttTGCTTCTTTCCAGCCTGTTTCCCACACAACAGCCAGGCATCTTTTAATACAGATCATGTTACTACCTGCTGAGACTTTGAGTGGCTCCACTACTATTTTCCACCACCTATCCTAATCCTACTGTAGCCACACTAGCTTCCAGCTTCTGCAGATGTCCTGCTTTTCCCTGTCACAGGGTCATACACATACTTGTTTCCTCTGCTAGTTACTAGTCCTCCCTTTCCATTCCCCCCTTACCTTCAGCCAAGCTTCTAACCTTGTGGACTTCACTGACTATCATCAGGGAGAGGTAGGATCCCCCTTTGTTATTCTGTCACTGCCACAGTTCACTGCCTTTCTAGCACATCAAAAATTCTAATTGCTTTAAATTCCACAAGGGCAGAGACTGTGCCTGCTTTTCCAGGACCTAGCATGTAGCTGGTATTCAATAAATGCCTGCTAAATGAACTTCCTGagccatttcttcatctgtaaaatgccaGAAATTAATACCCAGTTTTCAGAGTGACTGAGAGTAATGGATGATCACAAAACAATGAACATGTATTTGGCCCTTACTGTATACCAGATGCCATGGTGGTTTACATGCAGTTGGCACAAAGTAATTCCATATCATAGATCTTATTACAACCCCCACTTGCCATCTTACCAATGTGAAAACTGAAGTACAGAGAATTTAAACCACCATTagaaagagacagagatggagttCTAATCCAGATCAGCCTAACTGTAGAGTCCACACTCTTCACTCCAGAGCATCAAGCACCATGCAGGATGCAGGTGGGGTGCTCAGGTCACTGAGAGCCATTGCTGCCACCACCCATGAAATAGAGGACCCGGGGAGGAGTGTTGGGAGCACCACAGGGGGCAGCGTGGGTTAGCAACAGGGCAGAAAGGAGCTGAGAACAAGGGAAAGGACCAAGGACGCTGGAGAGTACATGAGCAGCATTCACTTCCTCCTTCCACTAAAAGGCCACTAGAAGCATTCTGGGTGGCTGTGGACTCGCATCTTCAAGAGGCCAAGACAGGCTGGGATTCCTTTGGTGGTCCCAACACCAAACAAGAAACAAAGCCTCCCACAGGGCCCATAGTAATCCTGACCTGGGCCTAAAACCCAAAATGAGTCAAATCGAGTCTGTGCAGAGCTTGTTTCTTCCACTGCATTCTCCAAATTTGGACCCTCCCCACCAGATTCTCAGTATTTTGGTAGTAATTTACCAGAGTTAATTCAAGTTCACTTTCTTAGTGGTTATCAACAAATCTAAACAGCCCATTTTCACTGTACATTGCTTTATAATACTTAAATATAAATTACTCAAATTATTTGTCATTTTAGGGAATGACAGTAAATTTCAAGTAAATATGAAACTACAAAGAATCTTCCCTTTGTTTAAAAATGGTAATGTTGTCAAATTACTTGAGACATTTTATAAGAGTTTAGGCAAGAAACATTATTAACGGTGTCATAAATAAGTATTATaactttattaaaatgaaaagacaatattCAAAATAATGCAACAAATGAATACTGTACATAATGCAGAAATCAGTGCCTTTTTCTAAAGCATGTTTTAACCTTCATTTAGTTCATACTAAaatataataagctttaaatagCTCAAATAATATCATTCAGCAGTTTAAACTGTAAACAGCCTGTTTACCTGTTTAGAGAACATTGTGGTAATGTACCTCTGTTAGTGAGCACCTTCTCTTTTGGGCTTATCTGTACAAGATAAATACattaaagcatgtgaaaatatGTGCACAAGCTGTAGGTCTCACTGGATCGAACTGAAGCAGTGGAGCAGCCACTTGTGAGAGTTTTAAAAGCAGAAAGATGCTGATGTGACCTCTGGAATTAAGACATACTGTGCTATTGGTCAGAAGTGTTTTACTTTGAAAAGCAAACAATCTCCAGGAAATACTGAATAGGAACCAGCAACACAAGGCCAGCTTgtgttgtatttatttattaacagagtctaaaaaaacaaaaacaaaaaacacaacacacaTCCCCACACAAAAAAACTCTCAATCACATAGCTAACTGCTTCATTATTGCTTAAAACTGTCATCCTGAACACTGGCAACTAGCATGCTTTCCGCCGAGTCTAGCGGGCCCCATTGTCTCTGTGGGGCATGCATGACAGTGGGTCATTTTAGTGGGTGGGATAAAGCAGGAATTGTTACAGAATAATTATTTACTGATTTTATCATTTCGTTTTTCCAAATGTGAGACACATACAGGTGGGAATATGGTTGCCAAATAAACTGCTAGCTCCTGCCctcaatgaaacaaaatgaaccCTGGAAGTATCAGACTTCGGGGTGGTTTTTAACTAGGTAGGTACAGTCATGGTAAAGAACGCATACCCTGCATCAAAGGAAAAGaccatttgcaaaaataaaggaaacaaaaatataacaaGCCTAAAAGCCAGAAATCTTAAAAactactaaataaaaataatttttaatgattctGATCTAAACAAAtactgtattttcttccatttgctCAACTTTCTGTCTTATCAAGAGTCATTTCTCCAACTTGAGTTTTTAttattctgaatatatatattactCTAAGATAGAACCTAATTGGTTAACCTGCCACTATGGTCAATGGTTACACCACAagtttatatattgtatatgATGTATGCATATATAAACGTGTCCCCATCCCCCCTCCCATCATCACATCTTTAAATTATAGACTTGAATGGACTTTTCTCCAATGCTAACAAAATCAGGGCTTCTCGCAGAACAGCACCTCACAACTGCTCTAAACCTCCCTCTCTGAGACCAAGAGAGTCTAACTATTTATCCTGCAATCTAAAAGATTTTTCTGTGACTCTCAATCAAATTGGAAAACTGCTTGAGAACCATTCCCTCCTATGTAACCTCTGCCGAATTATGACCCCAAAGTCTAAGGAGAAACCACGTAAGATAAATGTTTACGCTTCACATGGCCCCCCATGTCCATTTTTGTTTTGGAGTCCAGTTTTTCTGGGGCCGAAACTATACTGCAGTTAGCGGATAATGGCtggatttgggtgcttgggttggTTTCTTCTGCTTCCCTAAAAAACTTTTCATATTTGTCCAGGTACGGTGGTCTCTCAGGTAGTAGGTAATAATGTGTTGAACTAACCTTCTTCCCATTTTCAATAATGGGCAGAATGCAGGGAACCTTACTGGCAGATCCTTCGCTGTTCTGTCTTTGCAGGGCTTTGCTACTGACATACTTGGGGTCAGGGGCAAAGCTCTGAGTGGGGGGCATGACCCCATTGAGGTAAGACGGGAGGCTTTTAGGGCTTGGTGTGCGGGAGTTACTCCGTGATAAAGGTTCTCTGGGTGGGACTTTGGGAGGCCGGTCTTCATCACTGTAGGTGCTAGAAGTCACTTCTGCTGACCACCTTCTATAATCTGGCTTTACTGGCCTAGGAGGTATGGGAACCCTCGGGGGAACCTCAGGTTTGTCTTCATCGGAATTCGGAGACGCTCTATGTAAATAGCTGGATATCCTTACGGCCGGCTTGTTAAAAGATCCAGCTGGTCCTGAATGAGATCTTCTTAATCTTCGGTGGGTTTGTGGTGGAGGAGGATTTGAAGTTTGGACACTTCCATCTTGATCGCATGCAAGGTTGAGATCTTCTGCTGCAGAAACAGCTGGGGTATCAAAATATGCATAATTGATCTGTCCACACCCACGGAAGCTTCGCCTGCCAGGAACACCATATTTGAAGTCAGAGAGTGTACAGTCTTCTAAGAGGAAGTCAGTATCTGAGCTAGTTAGGAATTCTACCTCACAGTCTGTCTCATCCAGAGAGAGGTCCTCAGAGATAGGCAGTGGTGGAAGGGGCCTAGAACCCCGTTCACAGAGAGTCGCACAGGGGAAAGGGGAAGGTGAGTTTTTTATGGGTGTAAGTGGAGGGGTAGAAGCACAAACCCCATTTACTGAAAGTTTCTTAAAACCACATGCAACTTGATCCTCTTCATGTCGTCCCAAGTTTTCACTTGGGGGAATAACAAGAGGGGGCAAGCTGGATTTCTGGGGTGGACCAGTTTCTGCAAAGCAGTGACCATCCACTGGAGCAGATTTTGACGTACGCCCTAGAAAACGAGTACGAGATATGAATAAAAGTTCAACAAGCCTCTCCCCACCCAAGTGAGGTAGAGCCTCAGCCACTTATGCTTTCTGCCTAAACTATTTGAAATACTTGACTGCCATAACCCTGAGAACACCCATGCAACAACCACAGGTGTAATTAGAGACCAGAAGATTGTTAATGCACATGATCTGGTTCAAAGAACAAATTATCTCTTCTATCTCCCTTGGACATGTGCATGGTGCACACCCACACAGGCAAGTTTGTGACGTGTGCAACACTCACAGAAGCTGAACAGCATATAATTTACATGAATACCAGCCTTGCCACTTGAGAGATATGACAATACAAGGCACACAGGGCATGAGTGAGATAAGGGCCTTACTGCCAGCACCCTCACATTATTTCAAGTAGATGGGCTCACTTGCCATGTGTCTAACTGATAAGGAACTCTTGACAAAAATGTATGGAACAGATTGTTCACATGAAAAGTCCTACAGACATACTTCACTAAggtttaaataacatttttactaCTTTCACCGACCACGGTCAAACATgcattcaatattattaagaaAGATTAGAGATCTTGTCCAAGGTGTCTAAAAGTTAAGTATGCATCACAGCTGGGATTAGAACttaattcttgattttaaaaggTCACCTTCCACCAGCAGTTCCAGTCAGGAACCAGTGACTCAGGTGCAATCATTTGTGAAGAACAAGGGATCGTCGGAATCTGTTGCCACTAGGGGTCAGACTATTGTTGGAAATAGTTCAGGTTgtttcctcattaaaaaaataatgctggAGGACAAGCTAATACTAATCCAGACTGCCAACTTCCTCTTCCAGTGTTTAACTTCACTCAGATTTTCAGAGTACATACCAAGAGATGGCAGGTGTGCCTCGGCAGTGGAGTTCAGCTTGCAGGCCATGGTTATTGGGTCAATATTGAAAAAGTTACTACAAGGAAAAACACCTTGGTCATAAACATGTAGCAGTCTCATTATCTATCTCATTTTAACATCACAAATTTATATGGATTACGGTGGCATTATATTCCCTACTTACTTTCCAAACTCACTGCGACTGCCCCAGCAGGTCTTCATATTTCCCATGGCTTGGCCATTATGTAGAAATCCAGTTTTTAAGGGGACTCTAATCTCCTGAGCAGCAACTCCTGCTGTTGACATTGTGCCTTATTTTGGGATGACTCCAAACTGGGAAGCCCAGGGGTTTTAGTCAACCAGTAGCTTTCATTCCCTGGGGAAAGGGGGTTGGGTGGAATGAGAGAGTAAGGGAAACAATTCAGAAATACCTCCATTAGGATAATGTCAATCACAGCATAAATAGTTAGCTTTAGAGAATCTGGGGGGATGTTGACAGAAAAATTTAGTTGCAGacttaaatttatttcttatgtttttaTATTAAGCAGTTCTTCTTATGAGGGCATTTAAATgtagacattaaaaataattcttttgtaAATACTAATCCAAGACTTCAAATATTTCAGTAAAGTCAGAAACAGTCTATTTCCAGCAAACGCAGACCCCTTATTGCAGGACCTGACAGTTGCACAGAAAACCACGCTGTTTGCCAAAGCACACTAACCTTTCTCTAACCTCCTATATTAAACCAACCTTCCAATGTATGGTTGTGCTGGGCACAAAGCACAAGTGAATTGTACTTATTTTCCCCAAGCTCaaaaagtaatttcaaaatttatttattttatactgcAGAACTAATATTCACTAAAACCAAATGCCTAAATTAAAGAGAGATTCTGTGGTACCAGCTCCTGATTAGCTCACAGCCTAGTGTTTACTTGATTTGGATTTCAGGGTTGGCTATGGAAGACAAATTCTTCAGTTATTACTTGTTCAGAAAAGAAACAGTTATATATGAAGATACTAATTTCCATTATTCTGTAAAAATCAAATTCTGCAAGATTACTAGCTTCAGTGGAGTCCTGGAGATagctttctccctcccttttcaAGATAAATTTAAAGATGCACTTTTTACATCATCCTTTGTGAAATGCCCAGGAGTTCATGTCTAGCCTGGATCCTGGATGCAAGGCATGGATTTCAAAGCTAAGTACATTTTTCTTAATCTAGTAGTTCCTAAACTTtaggaccccacccccacccccacccccggcagATTTTACATGACGGCTTCCCATAGCCTCTTTTTAACTTTcgttttaattattctttaaataagCTTTAATAAGCATCCAGCAGACCCCTTCTCTGCCAGAAGGTCACCAATATTCATATCATCCATTTCAGATATACATGTTTACTTACAGTAAGCTTGGTTGCTAGGACATGATTTATCGACTATCTATATAATGTTGACTTGTGGGCTTTGTTCACATAACCTTTATCATATAACACTTTCTAATTCTCCTAATAATCATGCacacacctactgtgtgctaagCACTCTGCTAAGACCTGAGGATGACGCAAAGATGCATAGGACATGTTTGCTCTAGGGGGGTGGGACACAGGTTATTTTTCAGCTTTGTTTTTAAAGGCTCAGCAACTTCAAATCTATTGTTTATAAATCTGTCACCTTCTACTAGACTGAGAGCTCAAGAACAGAGCTAGGTCCCAGTCACCTTTTAATCATCAGTACCTGGGACATTAGTGGTGCTCAATAAGTGAATGATTGTTGAATGACTGTTTGATGCCATCTAATTATTGTCATCTGTACCGAGTGTATGCAAGGTATGAGGCAtcgggcttttttttttagctgaagATCTAAAAAGTACTCTGgaagtgtttattatttttttttccatgtaaaaaGTCGTTCTGCAGGTTAAAGATTGCAGGGATGATGTAAAGAGGAAGAACTCCAACTACTGATTCTGTTTTTCACTCTCCCAAAGTCAGCTGTTTTGATACACTAGGCAGAGATTTAAAAATAGGTTTAGTATGATTTCAAATTAGTCAaggattctttttctttaattcagtctcAAAGAAatgattaagagaaaaaaatccattgtTTAAGAAATCTAAATCATTGGGAATTTTTTAATGGTTGATTTTAGCTTCTTATTGAAATGAAGCAAATATGTCATTTCCCCATTTAAACATACACTTTCCCTGAATCAAGCAGAAgtataaaaaatttagaaaaccagtttttaaaaatattgctgagCTTTCTGCCTACTTAGCCCAGTGGTTTATGGTGCTTTTACTAAGCATTCTACAAGCACTGGCAAGACTAGAGGGAAAGTATCTGTGGTAACATAAAAATGAAAGGCAAGATAGGAAGAAGAATATGGTATTTAAGTAGTTTGAAAGCACACGTTTGAAGATCGCTCATCCAGATTACAGGCAAATGCTGCAGGGGATTCTGCAGGCCCAGCCCCCACCTGTCTGCAAGCCAACAAGTCCTCCTAGTAATTACTGTGTCAGCCTCTAATGCCATCTAAATCTTAGCTTTCAACAGAATGATTGTGTAACCATCGCCACTTCTGAAATTGCCTTGGAATTCCAAACTTACATTTCAGTGGtcacttaaaattatttatatgttctagaaagttattttttaagCATTGTTTCCATCACCTACTTGTTAgctttcttaagaaaaaaaaatttttttagtataaaaaGAATTGTGTTCACTAAGCCAGCTCACTTCTGACCACAATAGTGTCTTTGTGTATTCATAGAAGGTGACCTGCCTCTAAATTTCAATGGGGAATTGTGAATGGGCCATGTTATGAAACTGTCTGAACTTCCTACTTGTTTGCATGGGAGAAGCTGAGGAGGGCAATATAAGTGCGTGTTCTCTTCTTTTGGAAAATAACttaaactgtacacttaaaaaaggCAAGGTACCATAGGATTGGaaggaaacttttaaaatgtatccCTTAGGTTGTACACTGAAGGGGATGAAGTCACCTGGGACTCTTTGTACATCTCTCTCAAAATCCTTTAGCATTCAGTAGATGTATTCTACAGGGGAAAAATGAATCCATTTAGTCAATGTCAAGTTAAAAGAAACACACTGTTCAAGTGAAATTTCACTAATGCTGCAgtgtttcaaattttatttattccctttcaACTGAAAAACTAGCTGTGCCCAACAATTCATcaggaaacaactgaaaaaacaTACCTCTGTGGGAAAATCAGTATGTAAAGGAACAAGATGGCACTCTGTTATGAAATGCAAAATGATGAAAGTTAATGTTAATCCAGACAGCAAGGCATGGACCAGGATCCAAATAACTGGGCATAATACATTTCCTAGAATTTATGAACTTAATCTCTTCAGCCTTTTTACAGTAtcaaaaaatgcaattaaatacCAATCTCAAATAAGAACTACCTTTTCCTGTTAATCtctcttgattttttcttttaatttaagggAGGAGAAAACCACACCCACACCCTACAGAAACCATGTGTTTCTCTACATATGCTCTCCCTTGGAGTTTTAGCCACACTTCTATGGCTTCAACTACATCCGGGCAGCTCCTGAAAATTTGACTCTAGCCCTGGCTCAAGCTTCAACTTTTCATTTACTATTCTCTGGTGATTATCCTTCCACTTGGATGGTCCTCTGGCATGTCAAATTCTGCAAACCAAACTCCTCCTTTCACTCACTCCCCCAGCCCTCCATCCCTAAACCAGTTCCTGGTCTAAGAGGATCACACGTCTCAAGGCACCATTTtccaaactgaggctcagcagaTACACATTCAATCACCAAGTTCCATAGCCTATTTCTACATTGTTTCTCAGATCTATCTTCTTCTATTCACTGGCACCATTCTGCTTTGGGTCTGAAAATACCCACTTCATCATACCCACCAGTACCAGCTCAAAAGAATcctcaactacatctcaaactcAGACCTTCCACTGCTCAAAAACCTTCCAAGGCTCCTTAGCCTGGCATGCAAGGCCTCCCCAACACTGCCCTAATCTATCTTCTTCTAGTTCTTtgcctttccttttctccaaatATCTGTTAGAATTCAACTTATTTTTTAAGGTCATCTCGTATACAGCCTTCTCCATGAATCCTCTGCTTTCCATGAAAAAAACCAAAGCAGTGTGTTACTATGCTCTGCGTTACTGGGTTATTTTGTGCCATGCCTCAACTCTCCTTCCACCCTCCAAATCTTCTAGAAGACCTGACACCATTAGTTcctaataattatttattaaatgattaaattctcatttaattttttaaaaagtaattatatgAAAGATTCGTGCATACTGTCAGTAAAGAATTAAGGGAAAAAGCAAAGATTTTAAAGGATAAACTTCACATGCTGGAGTGGAAGACTGCCCGGTAACAACGCAACAAGTTTAGGATACGTAACACAGGGGAAACTTATAAAAATCATTTCCAAAATTCCAAAGTGGATAGTTT from Choloepus didactylus isolate mChoDid1 chromosome 2, mChoDid1.pri, whole genome shotgun sequence encodes the following:
- the ERRFI1 gene encoding ERBB receptor feedback inhibitor 1, whose protein sequence is MSTAGVAAQEIRVPLKTGFLHNGQAMGNMKTCWGSRSEFGNNFFNIDPITMACKLNSTAEAHLPSLGRTSKSAPVDGHCFAETGPPQKSSLPPLVIPPSENLGRHEEDQVACGFKKLSVNGVCASTPPLTPIKNSPSPFPCATLCERGSRPLPPLPISEDLSLDETDCEVEFLTSSDTDFLLEDCTLSDFKYGVPGRRSFRGCGQINYAYFDTPAVSAAEDLNLACDQDGSVQTSNPPPPQTHRRLRRSHSGPAGSFNKPAVRISSYLHRASPNSDEDKPEVPPRVPIPPRPVKPDYRRWSAEVTSSTYSDEDRPPKVPPREPLSRSNSRTPSPKSLPSYLNGVMPPTQSFAPDPKYVSSKALQRQNSEGSASKVPCILPIIENGKKVSSTHYYLLPERPPYLDKYEKFFREAEETNPSTQIQPLSANCSIVSAPEKLDSKTKMDMGGHVKRKHLSYVVSP